In Candidatus Neomarinimicrobiota bacterium, the DNA window GCCCACGACCCTAACGACTATGAGATGGGTCAACGGCACGGACTGGAAACAGTGAACATTTTCCACCCCGATGCCACCCTGAATGAGAACGCTCCGAAGCAGTTCCAGGGAATGGATCGCTTCGAGGCTCGCGACGCCGTAGTCGCGGAAATGGAGCGCCAGAACCTGCTGGAAAAGGTGGAGAACCACAGCCATAATGTGGGCTACTCCGAGCGCACCGATGCCATGGTTGAACCTTATCTATCCCGGCAGTGGTTCCTTGAAATGAAGGCCCTGGCTGAGCCGGCGCGGGAAGCAGTGGCCAGTGGCCAGATCACTTTCTTCCCGGAGCGATGGGTGAAGGTGTATGATCATTGGCTGGCCCACGTTCAGGACTGGTGTATCTCCCGCCAGCTGTGGTGGGGCCACCGCATCCCAGCCTGGTACGGTTCCGACGACGATGTCTTTGTGGCCCGCACGGCCGAAGAGGCTCTGGCGAAGGCGCGCACGCATTATGGCCAGAATGAGGTGGCACTGGAACAGGACCCCGATGTGCTGGATACCTGGTTCAGCTCCTGGCTGTGGCCCATCGGCACCCTGGGCTGGCCGGAAGCGGATAGCCCCGATCTGAAACGCTTTTACCCCACCCAGGACCTGGTCACGGGACCGGATATCATCTTTTTCTGGGTGGCCCGTATGGTTATGGCGGGGCTCAAGTTCGAAGGACGCATACCTTTCCGTACGGTCTACTTTAACGGCATTGTCCGGGACAAGCTGGGCCGCCGCATGAGCAAGAGCCTGGGGAACTCCCCGGACCCCCTCGATCTCATCGATACCTACGGCGCCGCCGCCCTCCGCATGGGCATGATGCTCGTTGCCCCTCAGGGACTGGATATTCTCTTTTCCGAGGAGGATATCGCCCTGGGGCGCAATTATATGAACAAGATCTGGAACGCCGCCCGCCTGGTGCTCATGAATCTGGACGACGGCAAGCTGCCGCCGCCCCTCGATAGCCTGCCCCCGGATTCTCTGAGCACGATCGACCGGTGGATTCTCTCGCGCCTCCAGACCACGCTCGCCAGTGTCGACAAGGCCTATGACCGCTATCGCATGAACGAAGTGGCCAGGATCATCTACGATTTCGTCTGGGCCGACTACTGCGACTGGTACCTGGAGTTCATCAAGACCCGGCTGCAGAGTGACGATCTTCAGGACCGCACAGTAGCGCAGGTGGTGGCCGTCCAGGTCCTGAAGCAGATTCTAGCCCTGATCCATCCCCTGGCCCCCTTCATCAGCGAAGAGCTGTGGCAGCGGCTGAAGCAGAAAGACGAACCTGACCTCATCTGCGCGCCTTTCCCGGTCTACGATGCTGGATGGGTAGCCCGGGAACCGGAGGCGGAGATCCAGCTGCTCCGGGAGGTGATCACTTCGGTTCGCAGTATGCGGTCCGATATGGGGGTC includes these proteins:
- a CDS encoding valine--tRNA ligase, translating into MRRAQAQLGKVYQPAEVESKWYRHWEQQGSFQPGEPDDRETYTVLIPPPNVTGILTMGHVLNNTIQDILVRRARMQGRHTLWLPGTDHASIATEAKIVSMLKEEGTDKQALGREKFLERAWDWAHRYGDTIIEQLKCLGCSCDWNRSVFTMDEGYSRAVIQAFVRLYDDGLIYRGERLINWDPVGKTALSDEEVLHRKTRGHLWYFRYPLKESDQYVIVATTRPETMLGDTAVAVNPSDDRYRHLIGQTATLPLVDRVIPIIADDFVDPEFGTGAVKVTPAHDPNDYEMGQRHGLETVNIFHPDATLNENAPKQFQGMDRFEARDAVVAEMERQNLLEKVENHSHNVGYSERTDAMVEPYLSRQWFLEMKALAEPAREAVASGQITFFPERWVKVYDHWLAHVQDWCISRQLWWGHRIPAWYGSDDDVFVARTAEEALAKARTHYGQNEVALEQDPDVLDTWFSSWLWPIGTLGWPEADSPDLKRFYPTQDLVTGPDIIFFWVARMVMAGLKFEGRIPFRTVYFNGIVRDKLGRRMSKSLGNSPDPLDLIDTYGAAALRMGMMLVAPQGLDILFSEEDIALGRNYMNKIWNAARLVLMNLDDGKLPPPLDSLPPDSLSTIDRWILSRLQTTLASVDKAYDRYRMNEVARIIYDFVWADYCDWYLEFIKTRLQSDDLQDRTVAQVVAVQVLKQILALIHPLAPFISEELWQRLKQKDEPDLICAPFPVYDAGWVAREPEAEIQLLREVITSVRSMRSDMGVDPGKTADLIVRGADELTRILHRELAHLQRLAKVGAMTAGAEIAKPPHAATAVVDALELFLPLEGLIDLDVERERLLKRIREMEGRLAAVQKKLDNPNFLQRAPAEVVTHEREKQSAYRDQLQKLKGNYQALA